GAATCACCATATCAAAATTATTTCCTTCATTAAATAAACTAAATTGTTTTCTGTAAGCCATATACTCTTGCAACTCCTTCATCAGACTTATCGTCTTGATGAAATACTTGCTTGCTTAAGTCTGGATAAATATCGAATCTACGATCACGCCAAGTAGTTACAGAACCATTGGCTCTTACTTCATATAATAAGGAAAGATCAAGATCCGCAGTAATGATCATGTCATTATTGATATCCCCTTCCATTAGTAGCCCTTGTTGCGGGAATGGAATATCATTCGGAGTGATAACCGCTGCTTGTCCATAATTGGCACGCATAAAATCAACCGTTGGAAGAGAACCGATAGTACCTGTAGTTACAACGTATAGTTGATTTTCGATGGTTCTTGCATGACAGCTGTAGCGAACACGGTGGAAGCCATGACGATCATCTGTACAAGACGGACAGAAAACAACATCAGCGCCCATCCCCCGGACCATACGAACCACTTCAGGGAATTCAATATCATAGCAAGTCAATAGAGCGATTTTCCCTTTCGAAGTTTCAAAGATTTGTAGGGAATCACCTGGTGTTAGATTCCAATCATGAACCTCAGTTGGTGTGAGGTGGAGTTTCGGTTGTTCTCCAATTCGTCCATCTGGGTAAAAAATATGAGCTACATTATAAAGTTTATCTCCTTTACGAACGATATGAGTTCCTCCGATAATGTGCATATCCATTTCATAAGCAAGAGATGACATTAGATCATAGTATCTATCAGTATAATTTGGCAGATTCTCAATTGTTTGAGAAGTACCAAGTTCATTAGGAATAGAAAGGAGTTGTGTCGTTAAGAATTCTGGAAACAACACAAAGTCAGATTTAAACTCAGCAGCTGTTTTTACATAATGAGAGACTTGCTCAGCAAATTCCTCAAAGCTACCGATCGAATGAAGATGATATTGAACAGGTGAAACACGCATTTTCATTAGATATACCCCCCTTAAAAAATCAATAAGAAGAATATATCACAGAACAATATAACTGACTATGGTTTTGGCTCAGAAATAGCTACTAATTTTCCTTTTCTCCAATCATTTATATACCATTGCTAACTTAATTTGCTTCTTGATTCTCTAAATATGGTTGATACATCATGATTGCATAATTCTCACCAACAAATTGATCATCTATTTCTTCCAATTGCCCATTGTACACTATACGATAAATTGTATTATGGCGAACATAATCACCCCAAAAAGCCATTTTCATTTCATGAGATCCTTCGTAAACTTGATATGTTTCTAGTTGAGGATGATGGCAATGCCACTCCCCCACCAAATAAGAGTCTGTCACCTTGAGACGAAGCTGATAGGTGTTACTAGTTTTATTTTCTATCTGTAGATCCAAATAATTATAAGCACAAGTAGCCCCACTACCAAAGGGCTGGGTTCGATTACTATCTGGGAAGACATCGAAACTATGACGATATCTTTCCGTAACAGTTAAGGTAGTGTGTAGAGTCATCCAATAAAGCAAATTGGATAATTGGCAAAGACCTCCACCTACACCAGGCATGAACTTCCCACAGTGCAATACCATTCCATCCACATACCCTTTTCTTTTGGTAGGTTTTCCTATGGAGCACCAATAGGAAAATGTCTCGCCTGGCTTAATGACTAATCCGTCTAATTCTTTTATGGCTAATTTCAAATTTATAATTTTATTAGTCTGATACCAGATGTCTACATTTTGAAGCTTTCTTAAAAGTGGTGTCTGATGAGTAAAAGCTATATGAGGAAGATTCTGATCAAGAAACATACGGGAATAATGATTTCTGTGAAGATACCAGATGATTCTTCGTTTATTGGTGTAGAACAACTTTCCACAGGCAATTCTTAATTTGGAGCGTTTTTTTTGGTTTAACTTCGACTAAATTCATTCCGTTACCTCATTTTCATATATTTGCCTTACTCATAAGAACTTAATTACTTCCAATTACTTTTATTAATTCGTTATCTACCCTCGTTTCTCCTTTGGTTTTTTCTTATATAACCCTCAAAAATAAAACCGTTTTATCGAACACTATAACCAAAATCAGAGGGATTTTCTGAAAGGAGGTGAATGTCGGTAGTATGGCTACATTTACGAGGAATTTTCTCTTCTTGGGGTCCCCCTGTGTTAGCATGGTTGTCATAAGGTTCCATAG
This genomic stretch from Bacillaceae bacterium S4-13-56 harbors:
- a CDS encoding carbon-nitrogen hydrolase family protein gives rise to the protein MKMRVSPVQYHLHSIGSFEEFAEQVSHYVKTAAEFKSDFVLFPEFLTTQLLSIPNELGTSQTIENLPNYTDRYYDLMSSLAYEMDMHIIGGTHIVRKGDKLYNVAHIFYPDGRIGEQPKLHLTPTEVHDWNLTPGDSLQIFETSKGKIALLTCYDIEFPEVVRMVRGMGADVVFCPSCTDDRHGFHRVRYSCHARTIENQLYVVTTGTIGSLPTVDFMRANYGQAAVITPNDIPFPQQGLLMEGDINNDMIITADLDLSLLYEVRANGSVTTWRDRRFDIYPDLSKQVFHQDDKSDEGVARVYGLQKTI